A window of Exiguobacterium sp. FSL W8-0210 genomic DNA:
TCGCATCCAGCAGATCTTTTTTGAAGACTTGCTTCGTTTTTTCCTCTTGTAAAAGAGTCGGACGATAGATTGTTCCATCGGTCAAGAAAATTTCATACATCGACGTTAGATGGAGAATGTTCGTCAGCATCTGTCCTTGTCCGTAGGACGTATCCATCAGCTGTCCATCTGAAGAGATCGTCCCGTCGTTTGAAATCTGAGAAGCGCGTAACGGATACGTAAACGGTAGCTTCTCTCCGTATCCGAGTGATTCAAGTCCAGACGTGAACGCTTTCGTTCCGACCTGTTCGAGTGTTGAGCGGGCGAAATAGATGTTATCTGAATAAACGAGCGCATTGTGCAGATTAACGGGTGCTGGCGTCTCGTGAATCCGCGTGACGTTAAAACCATCGATCTTATTTTTCAGTCCATTGATCGTATAGGCTTTTTCCGGGTCAAGTGTTCCACTCTTTAAGCCAACGGCGGCCGTCAGGGGTTTTTGGGTCGAACCGGGTGCGAAGGCACTCGTGAATCGGTTCAACAATGGTTGATCCGGATCCTGCGTCAGTTCATCGAGTCGCGCTTGCGAGATCCCTGACATGAATTCAGAAGGATCAAAGCCCGGGGAGCTAAGTAAGACACGCGTCTCACCAGTCCGCGGATCGATTGCCGATGCCGTTCCCGGATCCTCTTGCATCGTGTCGTACGTCTTTTTCTGGAGCGTAGCATCAATCGTCAACGGAATATCCTCACCATTCGTCGGCTTCGTTTCAGCGACGGTAACGCTTGATCCGTCTTTCTTTTGTAGAATGATCGAAGCACCGGTTTTACCGCGTAACCGATCATCAAGGACTTGTTCAAGACCTCGTTTCCCGACTTGTTCACCAGCTTGGATTTTATTTTTCGATTCTTTAATTTCGTCTGCTGTTGCCGAACCGATATATCCAATTAAATGAGAGGCTGCTTTACCAAGTGGATACGTTCGGACTTCTGTCTCCTTGACGCTGATTCCA
This region includes:
- a CDS encoding penicillin-binding transpeptidase domain-containing protein, with the protein product MKRTISFLLSATFGVTLLAGCQDQPTPEERLDAYIKLWEKQDYDKMYTYASTATKKEYGKKEFIDRTKQLSKSLDIKKLSVERKKAKEATDDEKASLPVRISFDTVAGAVAYDKQVPLTFEKQGETENWFIDWDSSFVLKDFKKEDKVQLETVEGKRGDLLDANDKPLATSGKGYTVGATAGQLKDVDQVAELLDRPTSSVEDSLKASWVKDGQFVPLKTLTDEATVEKLRDIPGISVKETEVRTYPLGKAASHLIGYIGSATADEIKESKNKIQAGEQVGKRGLEQVLDDRLRGKTGASIILQKKDGSSVTVAETKPTNGEDIPLTIDATLQKKTYDTMQEDPGTASAIDPRTGETRVLLSSPGFDPSEFMSGISQARLDELTQDPDQPLLNRFTSAFAPGSTQKPLTAAVGLKSGTLDPEKAYTINGLKNKIDGFNVTRIHETPAPVNLHNALVYSDNIYFARSTLEQVGTKAFTSGLESLGYGEKLPFTYPLRASQISNDGTISSDGQLMDTSYGQGQMLTNILHLTSMYEIFLTDGTIYRPTLLQEEKTKQVFKKDLLDAKDAKMIRDDLYDVVHNGYTLPADIKEVDVAGKTGTAELKKAGETDGKENGFFVGYDNDKKDLLVAIMIESVEKEDRGSPYVSGLVAEVLKQNR